Proteins from a genomic interval of Neodiprion lecontei isolate iyNeoLeco1 chromosome 2, iyNeoLeco1.1, whole genome shotgun sequence:
- the LOC107216726 gene encoding NF-X1-type zinc finger protein NFXL1 isoform X1, with product MNSGFKMKKFKRAQAQNQAAIERHMVTHPMVESSSDEEDETGQEILEQAVGKVLTSYQDQGGDPEKILSYLADTFQSNGAVCLICISSVKKTDAIWSCTMCYSFMHLPCIQHWIRDSLAYKRDRGISQLWACPKCRTEYAEDEAPQHYECFCGKTRDPSYQPWCVPHSCGEACGKLLQPKCGHSCVLLCHPGPCPPCPKMVSSKCYCAKSAPRPRRCNAKEWSCGAVCSRNLKCGKHTCTEMCHSGECPPCPEKVSATCHCGNKTELRPCFDTVWRCDKPCRKSLSCNVHVCQDVCHLPGDCGDCLTAKNRSCPCGKRKYKISCKQEAATCGDTCEKLLDCGAHYCNKRCHLDSCGQCLEVVTKSCKCGAHKKEIACAKVFHCDTKCKQIRLCGRHPCNKKCCDCVKKNNFNPCEKTCDRTLSCRKHKCSAPCHSGPCYPCQRTDTIQCRCGSSKIVIPCGTAKKIKPPHCNKMCKIPPICHHPKRESHKCHQGQCPPCKKQCALAHKKCGHICPVPCHTKVWVKVNGITQPAGPWEKQRDKMQLKTLPCPPCQVSVMVTCLGGHETLPWPCHKAVSSCCQRPCGQLLSCTNHTCMLLCHVVQASGDNGQPTPCEECEKPCVIPRPQGCTHTCPSICHPAPCKPCKQIVRLPCHCSINTLYIRCSELTSANEETKKEMFKCGNQCPKNYPCGHRCIDDCHPGLCERAEECNKKVKIWCKCKRLKKDISCRIIRSGGAVVECDAVCQEKKKERIQAQEAEAERKKREEELRNQREVEKFERKFKPRRKCKDKTNNEPRVKETKFNYLKWLAAILVFAIACLVAFYSVDMQMVPH from the exons ATGAACTCTG GattcaaaatgaagaaatttaaGAGAGCGCAAGCGCAAAATCAAGCGGCGATCGAAAGGCACATGGTTACACATCCTATGGTAGAATCGTCGAGCGACGAAGAAGATGAAACTGGGCAAGAGATATTGGAACAAGCTGTTGGAAAGGTCCTGACTTCCTACCAAGATCAAGGTGGAGATCCTGAAAAAATCCTATCTTATTTGGCTGATACTTTTCAATCTAACGGCGCTGTTTGCTTGATATGTATTTCGTCGGTGAAGAAAACAGACGCA ATATGGAGCTGTACCATGTGCTACTCATTTATGCATCTCCCGTGCATTCAGCACTGGATTCGAGACAGCCTTGCTTACAAGCGGGACCGTGGAATTTCTCAATTATGGGCATG CCCAAAATGTCGTACAGAGTATGCCGAAGACGAGGCTCCGCAACACTATGAATGTTTTTGCGGAAAGACGAGAGATCCATCATATCAACCATGGTGCGTACCACATTCTTGCGGAGAAGCATGTGGAAAACTTCTCCAACCAAAATGCGGGCATTCCTGTGTTCTGCTATGTCATCCCGGACCTTGTCCTCCGTGTCCTAAAATGGTTTCTTCCAAATGCTACTGTGCCAAATCAGCCCCTCGTCCGAGACGCTGTAACGCCAAAGAATGGAGCTGCGGCGCTGTTTGCAGCAGGAATTTGAAATGCGGGAAACACACGTGCACAGAAATGTGTCATAGTGGCGAGTGTCCACCATGTCCGGAGAAGGTTTCCGCGACTTGTCACTGTGGGAATAAGACCGAGCTGAGGCCATGTTTCGACACGGTGTGGCGGTGCGATAAACCGTGCAGAAAATCCTTATCTTGTAACGTCCACGTTTGCCAAGACGTCTGCCATCTGCCCGGAGACTGTGGCGATTGCCTGACGGCCAAAAACAGGTCGTGTCCGTGCGGGAAGAGGAAGTACAAGATTTCCTGCAAGCAGGAGGCAGCGACGTGCGGTGATACTTGCGAAAAATTACTGGATTGCGGAGCACATTACTGCAACAAACGCTGTCATCTCGATAGCTGCGGGCAATGCTTGGAGGTGGTTACCAAATCGTGCAAATGCGGTGCTCACAAAAAAGAGATAGCTTGCGCCAAAGTGTTTCACTGCGACACGAAGTGTAAGCAGATTCGGTTGTGCGGACGGCATCCGTGCAATAAAAAATGCTGCGACTGTGtgaagaagaataatttcaatccttGCGAAAAGACTTGCGACCGTACTTTAAGTTGTCGCAAACACAAATGTTCCGCTCCTTGCCACAGCGGCCCATGCTATCCCTGCCAGAGGACAGACACTATACAGTGTCGATGCGGTTCGAGCAAAATTGTCATACCTTGTGGTACAGCCAAGAAGATTAAACCACCTCACtgtaataaaatgtgtaaaattcCACCGATTTGCCACCATCCAAAACGAGAGTCGCACAAATGCCACCAAGGACAGTGTCCACCCTGCAAGAAACAATGTGCCTTGGCGCATAAAAAGTGCGGTCACATTTGCCCAGTGCCCTGTCACACCAAGGTATGGGTAAAGGTGAATGGTATAACTCAACCAGCTGGGCCGTGGGAAAAACAGAGGGACAAGATGCAGCTGAAAACTCTGCCTTGTCCACCCTGCCAAGTTTCAGTAATGGTCACTTGTTTAGGTGGGCATGAAACTTTGCCGTGGCCGTGCCACAAGGCGGTATCAAGCTGTTGCCAAAGGCCTTGCGGACAATTGTTGAGCTGCACAAATCATACCTGCATGTTATTGTGTCACGTTGTACAAGCGTCGGGAGACAATGGACAACCAACGCCATGTGAAGAATGCGAAAAGCCATGCGTCATACCCAGACCTCAAGGATGCACTCATACTTGCCCCAGCATCTGTCATCCGGCTCCTTGTAAACCCTGCAAACAAATCGTACGACTTCCTTGTCACTGCAGCATCAATACTTTGTATATTCGCTGCTCTGAGCTCACTTCGGCTAACGAAGAGACTAAGAAGGAGATGTTCAAGTGTGGAAATCAGTGCCCTAAGAAT TATCCATGCGGGCATCGTTGCATAGATGATTGTCATCCAGGATTGTGTGAACGAGCTGAAGAGTGtaataaaaaagtgaaaatttggtGCAAGTGTAAAAGATTGAAGAAAGACATTTCTTGTCGCATTATAAGATCTGGCGGAGCTGTAGTTGAATGTGACGCTGTGTGtcaggagaaaaagaaagaacgaatTCAAGCCCAAGAGGCTGAGGcagagaggaaaaagagagaagaagaattgCGCAACCAAAGAGAGGTggaaaagtttgaaagaaaGTTCAAACCTAGACGTAAGTGTAAGGACAAGACGAATAACGAACCGCGCGTTAAGGAAACAAAGTTTAACTACCTTAAGTGGCTCGCAGCTATCTTGGTATTTGCCATAGCTTGCCTGGTCGCTTTTTATAGCGTGGACATGCAAATGGTACCTCATTAA
- the LOC107216726 gene encoding NF-X1-type zinc finger protein NFXL1 isoform X2: protein MKKFKRAQAQNQAAIERHMVTHPMVESSSDEEDETGQEILEQAVGKVLTSYQDQGGDPEKILSYLADTFQSNGAVCLICISSVKKTDAIWSCTMCYSFMHLPCIQHWIRDSLAYKRDRGISQLWACPKCRTEYAEDEAPQHYECFCGKTRDPSYQPWCVPHSCGEACGKLLQPKCGHSCVLLCHPGPCPPCPKMVSSKCYCAKSAPRPRRCNAKEWSCGAVCSRNLKCGKHTCTEMCHSGECPPCPEKVSATCHCGNKTELRPCFDTVWRCDKPCRKSLSCNVHVCQDVCHLPGDCGDCLTAKNRSCPCGKRKYKISCKQEAATCGDTCEKLLDCGAHYCNKRCHLDSCGQCLEVVTKSCKCGAHKKEIACAKVFHCDTKCKQIRLCGRHPCNKKCCDCVKKNNFNPCEKTCDRTLSCRKHKCSAPCHSGPCYPCQRTDTIQCRCGSSKIVIPCGTAKKIKPPHCNKMCKIPPICHHPKRESHKCHQGQCPPCKKQCALAHKKCGHICPVPCHTKVWVKVNGITQPAGPWEKQRDKMQLKTLPCPPCQVSVMVTCLGGHETLPWPCHKAVSSCCQRPCGQLLSCTNHTCMLLCHVVQASGDNGQPTPCEECEKPCVIPRPQGCTHTCPSICHPAPCKPCKQIVRLPCHCSINTLYIRCSELTSANEETKKEMFKCGNQCPKNYPCGHRCIDDCHPGLCERAEECNKKVKIWCKCKRLKKDISCRIIRSGGAVVECDAVCQEKKKERIQAQEAEAERKKREEELRNQREVEKFERKFKPRRKCKDKTNNEPRVKETKFNYLKWLAAILVFAIACLVAFYSVDMQMVPH from the exons atgaagaaatttaaGAGAGCGCAAGCGCAAAATCAAGCGGCGATCGAAAGGCACATGGTTACACATCCTATGGTAGAATCGTCGAGCGACGAAGAAGATGAAACTGGGCAAGAGATATTGGAACAAGCTGTTGGAAAGGTCCTGACTTCCTACCAAGATCAAGGTGGAGATCCTGAAAAAATCCTATCTTATTTGGCTGATACTTTTCAATCTAACGGCGCTGTTTGCTTGATATGTATTTCGTCGGTGAAGAAAACAGACGCA ATATGGAGCTGTACCATGTGCTACTCATTTATGCATCTCCCGTGCATTCAGCACTGGATTCGAGACAGCCTTGCTTACAAGCGGGACCGTGGAATTTCTCAATTATGGGCATG CCCAAAATGTCGTACAGAGTATGCCGAAGACGAGGCTCCGCAACACTATGAATGTTTTTGCGGAAAGACGAGAGATCCATCATATCAACCATGGTGCGTACCACATTCTTGCGGAGAAGCATGTGGAAAACTTCTCCAACCAAAATGCGGGCATTCCTGTGTTCTGCTATGTCATCCCGGACCTTGTCCTCCGTGTCCTAAAATGGTTTCTTCCAAATGCTACTGTGCCAAATCAGCCCCTCGTCCGAGACGCTGTAACGCCAAAGAATGGAGCTGCGGCGCTGTTTGCAGCAGGAATTTGAAATGCGGGAAACACACGTGCACAGAAATGTGTCATAGTGGCGAGTGTCCACCATGTCCGGAGAAGGTTTCCGCGACTTGTCACTGTGGGAATAAGACCGAGCTGAGGCCATGTTTCGACACGGTGTGGCGGTGCGATAAACCGTGCAGAAAATCCTTATCTTGTAACGTCCACGTTTGCCAAGACGTCTGCCATCTGCCCGGAGACTGTGGCGATTGCCTGACGGCCAAAAACAGGTCGTGTCCGTGCGGGAAGAGGAAGTACAAGATTTCCTGCAAGCAGGAGGCAGCGACGTGCGGTGATACTTGCGAAAAATTACTGGATTGCGGAGCACATTACTGCAACAAACGCTGTCATCTCGATAGCTGCGGGCAATGCTTGGAGGTGGTTACCAAATCGTGCAAATGCGGTGCTCACAAAAAAGAGATAGCTTGCGCCAAAGTGTTTCACTGCGACACGAAGTGTAAGCAGATTCGGTTGTGCGGACGGCATCCGTGCAATAAAAAATGCTGCGACTGTGtgaagaagaataatttcaatccttGCGAAAAGACTTGCGACCGTACTTTAAGTTGTCGCAAACACAAATGTTCCGCTCCTTGCCACAGCGGCCCATGCTATCCCTGCCAGAGGACAGACACTATACAGTGTCGATGCGGTTCGAGCAAAATTGTCATACCTTGTGGTACAGCCAAGAAGATTAAACCACCTCACtgtaataaaatgtgtaaaattcCACCGATTTGCCACCATCCAAAACGAGAGTCGCACAAATGCCACCAAGGACAGTGTCCACCCTGCAAGAAACAATGTGCCTTGGCGCATAAAAAGTGCGGTCACATTTGCCCAGTGCCCTGTCACACCAAGGTATGGGTAAAGGTGAATGGTATAACTCAACCAGCTGGGCCGTGGGAAAAACAGAGGGACAAGATGCAGCTGAAAACTCTGCCTTGTCCACCCTGCCAAGTTTCAGTAATGGTCACTTGTTTAGGTGGGCATGAAACTTTGCCGTGGCCGTGCCACAAGGCGGTATCAAGCTGTTGCCAAAGGCCTTGCGGACAATTGTTGAGCTGCACAAATCATACCTGCATGTTATTGTGTCACGTTGTACAAGCGTCGGGAGACAATGGACAACCAACGCCATGTGAAGAATGCGAAAAGCCATGCGTCATACCCAGACCTCAAGGATGCACTCATACTTGCCCCAGCATCTGTCATCCGGCTCCTTGTAAACCCTGCAAACAAATCGTACGACTTCCTTGTCACTGCAGCATCAATACTTTGTATATTCGCTGCTCTGAGCTCACTTCGGCTAACGAAGAGACTAAGAAGGAGATGTTCAAGTGTGGAAATCAGTGCCCTAAGAAT TATCCATGCGGGCATCGTTGCATAGATGATTGTCATCCAGGATTGTGTGAACGAGCTGAAGAGTGtaataaaaaagtgaaaatttggtGCAAGTGTAAAAGATTGAAGAAAGACATTTCTTGTCGCATTATAAGATCTGGCGGAGCTGTAGTTGAATGTGACGCTGTGTGtcaggagaaaaagaaagaacgaatTCAAGCCCAAGAGGCTGAGGcagagaggaaaaagagagaagaagaattgCGCAACCAAAGAGAGGTggaaaagtttgaaagaaaGTTCAAACCTAGACGTAAGTGTAAGGACAAGACGAATAACGAACCGCGCGTTAAGGAAACAAAGTTTAACTACCTTAAGTGGCTCGCAGCTATCTTGGTATTTGCCATAGCTTGCCTGGTCGCTTTTTATAGCGTGGACATGCAAATGGTACCTCATTAA
- the LOC107216696 gene encoding uncharacterized protein LOC107216696 isoform X1 encodes MDNRRDLPGFAEEIKDLEFNGFLDWFVAFNDVTVMWKAQPTYIMVQVLCLVGGFITLLHALKSGRRYVHLWVGIILHGIVVEAISYNLPDIDNFWHSQTPIILIGRRLPLHIILVYVVFIYNASIAVKQLRLPAWSEPFAVGLITVLIDIPYDIVSVRFLHWSWHATDPNIYDRHYFVPWNSYYFHAAFAASFTFFFHGTRRLFTESKEQWTASKSCFKETVCTVLPALLGMPGGVLLFLPLYHPLHDHYGIHSEVTFFFLFTVFLVLAWSGDRCSLKKNSIVSNRTIDYIIPVYLLVYYLLFLGLTIIGDPSEEVSIGFHERIGPCDEIVGITSALGQTLYKNKYLCTENNREDYIGWDCLPGGKPPRHGSHWYTACGTPLKNRTEYITVLATIFIAAFAVFTNCFLCGNNNGKAVDAKKTGQVISSKKVKKN; translated from the exons ATGGATAATAGACGCGACTTGCCAGGATTCGCCGAGGAAATCAAAGACCTGGAATTTAATGGG TTTCTCGACTGGTTTGTGGCTTTCAACGATGTTACCGTGATGTGGAAGGCTCAACCAACTTACATCATGGTGCAGGTGTTGTGCCTAGTCGGTGGCTTTATCACCCTTCTCCATG CGTTGAAAAGCGGACGTCGCTACGTGCATTTATGGGTGGGTATTATACTCCATGGAATAGTTGTAGAGGCGATTAGCTACAACCTTCCAGACATCGACAACTTTTGGCATTCCCAGACACCGATAATTCTGATTGGACGGCGTTTGCCGCTCCATATAATCTTGGTGT ATGTTGTATTCATATACAACGCATCCATCGCTGTGAAGCAACTGCGACTGCCTGCTTGGAGCGAACCATTCGCCGTAGGCCTGATAACAGTCCTCATTGACATTCCTTACGACATAGTCTCTGTGAGATTCCTTCACTGGTCCTGGCACGCCACTGATCCCAACATATACGATCGGCACTACTTTGTTCCTTGGAACTCGTATTACTTTCACGCAGCGTTTGCCGCAAGCTTCACCTTCTTCTTTCACGGAACGAGACGTCTCTTTACAGAAAGCAAGGAACAATGGACGGCGAGCAAATC GTGCTTCAAGGAAACTGTGTGCACTGTGCTACCAGCTTTACTTGGTATGCCTGGCGGAGTCCTGCTGTTCTTGCCTCTTTACCATCCTCTCCACGACCACTACGGCATTCATTCGGAAGtaactttcttctttttatttactgTATTCCTGGTTCTCGCATGGAGCGGCGACCGGTGtagcttgaagaaaaattccatTGTCAGTAACAGAACAATCGACTATATAATCCCAGTGTATTTGCTGGTGTATTACTTGTTATTTCTCG GTTTAACAATTATTGGCGATCCCTCCGAAGAAGTATCTATTGGTTTCCATGAGCGTATAGGTCCGTGTGATGAAATAGTAGGAATCACTTCTGCTCTCGGCCAAACCCTCTACAAGAATAAATATCTGTGTACAGAGAATAATCGAGAAGATTACATCGGCTGGGATTGTTTACCAGGAGGAAAGCCGCCGCGTCACGGTTCACATTGGTACACGGCATGTGGAACTCCCTTGAAAAATCGAACTGAATACATCACTGTTCTTGCGACAATTTTTATAGCTGCATTCGCTGTTTTTACTAACTGTTTTCTCTGTGGTAACAATAACGGCAAAGCAGTTGATGCTAAGAAAACAGGTCAGGTGATAAGTTCGAAAAAAGTTaagaaaaactaa
- the LOC107216696 gene encoding uncharacterized protein LOC107216696 isoform X2, which yields MRISHLFLDWFVAFNDVTVMWKAQPTYIMVQVLCLVGGFITLLHALKSGRRYVHLWVGIILHGIVVEAISYNLPDIDNFWHSQTPIILIGRRLPLHIILVYVVFIYNASIAVKQLRLPAWSEPFAVGLITVLIDIPYDIVSVRFLHWSWHATDPNIYDRHYFVPWNSYYFHAAFAASFTFFFHGTRRLFTESKEQWTASKSCFKETVCTVLPALLGMPGGVLLFLPLYHPLHDHYGIHSEVTFFFLFTVFLVLAWSGDRCSLKKNSIVSNRTIDYIIPVYLLVYYLLFLGLTIIGDPSEEVSIGFHERIGPCDEIVGITSALGQTLYKNKYLCTENNREDYIGWDCLPGGKPPRHGSHWYTACGTPLKNRTEYITVLATIFIAAFAVFTNCFLCGNNNGKAVDAKKTGQVISSKKVKKN from the exons ATGCGAATTAGCCATTT GTTTCTCGACTGGTTTGTGGCTTTCAACGATGTTACCGTGATGTGGAAGGCTCAACCAACTTACATCATGGTGCAGGTGTTGTGCCTAGTCGGTGGCTTTATCACCCTTCTCCATG CGTTGAAAAGCGGACGTCGCTACGTGCATTTATGGGTGGGTATTATACTCCATGGAATAGTTGTAGAGGCGATTAGCTACAACCTTCCAGACATCGACAACTTTTGGCATTCCCAGACACCGATAATTCTGATTGGACGGCGTTTGCCGCTCCATATAATCTTGGTGT ATGTTGTATTCATATACAACGCATCCATCGCTGTGAAGCAACTGCGACTGCCTGCTTGGAGCGAACCATTCGCCGTAGGCCTGATAACAGTCCTCATTGACATTCCTTACGACATAGTCTCTGTGAGATTCCTTCACTGGTCCTGGCACGCCACTGATCCCAACATATACGATCGGCACTACTTTGTTCCTTGGAACTCGTATTACTTTCACGCAGCGTTTGCCGCAAGCTTCACCTTCTTCTTTCACGGAACGAGACGTCTCTTTACAGAAAGCAAGGAACAATGGACGGCGAGCAAATC GTGCTTCAAGGAAACTGTGTGCACTGTGCTACCAGCTTTACTTGGTATGCCTGGCGGAGTCCTGCTGTTCTTGCCTCTTTACCATCCTCTCCACGACCACTACGGCATTCATTCGGAAGtaactttcttctttttatttactgTATTCCTGGTTCTCGCATGGAGCGGCGACCGGTGtagcttgaagaaaaattccatTGTCAGTAACAGAACAATCGACTATATAATCCCAGTGTATTTGCTGGTGTATTACTTGTTATTTCTCG GTTTAACAATTATTGGCGATCCCTCCGAAGAAGTATCTATTGGTTTCCATGAGCGTATAGGTCCGTGTGATGAAATAGTAGGAATCACTTCTGCTCTCGGCCAAACCCTCTACAAGAATAAATATCTGTGTACAGAGAATAATCGAGAAGATTACATCGGCTGGGATTGTTTACCAGGAGGAAAGCCGCCGCGTCACGGTTCACATTGGTACACGGCATGTGGAACTCCCTTGAAAAATCGAACTGAATACATCACTGTTCTTGCGACAATTTTTATAGCTGCATTCGCTGTTTTTACTAACTGTTTTCTCTGTGGTAACAATAACGGCAAAGCAGTTGATGCTAAGAAAACAGGTCAGGTGATAAGTTCGAAAAAAGTTaagaaaaactaa
- the LOC107216696 gene encoding uncharacterized protein LOC107216696 isoform X3, with translation MVTTLKSGRRYVHLWVGIILHGIVVEAISYNLPDIDNFWHSQTPIILIGRRLPLHIILVYVVFIYNASIAVKQLRLPAWSEPFAVGLITVLIDIPYDIVSVRFLHWSWHATDPNIYDRHYFVPWNSYYFHAAFAASFTFFFHGTRRLFTESKEQWTASKSCFKETVCTVLPALLGMPGGVLLFLPLYHPLHDHYGIHSEVTFFFLFTVFLVLAWSGDRCSLKKNSIVSNRTIDYIIPVYLLVYYLLFLGLTIIGDPSEEVSIGFHERIGPCDEIVGITSALGQTLYKNKYLCTENNREDYIGWDCLPGGKPPRHGSHWYTACGTPLKNRTEYITVLATIFIAAFAVFTNCFLCGNNNGKAVDAKKTGQVISSKKVKKN, from the exons ATGGTAACCA CGTTGAAAAGCGGACGTCGCTACGTGCATTTATGGGTGGGTATTATACTCCATGGAATAGTTGTAGAGGCGATTAGCTACAACCTTCCAGACATCGACAACTTTTGGCATTCCCAGACACCGATAATTCTGATTGGACGGCGTTTGCCGCTCCATATAATCTTGGTGT ATGTTGTATTCATATACAACGCATCCATCGCTGTGAAGCAACTGCGACTGCCTGCTTGGAGCGAACCATTCGCCGTAGGCCTGATAACAGTCCTCATTGACATTCCTTACGACATAGTCTCTGTGAGATTCCTTCACTGGTCCTGGCACGCCACTGATCCCAACATATACGATCGGCACTACTTTGTTCCTTGGAACTCGTATTACTTTCACGCAGCGTTTGCCGCAAGCTTCACCTTCTTCTTTCACGGAACGAGACGTCTCTTTACAGAAAGCAAGGAACAATGGACGGCGAGCAAATC GTGCTTCAAGGAAACTGTGTGCACTGTGCTACCAGCTTTACTTGGTATGCCTGGCGGAGTCCTGCTGTTCTTGCCTCTTTACCATCCTCTCCACGACCACTACGGCATTCATTCGGAAGtaactttcttctttttatttactgTATTCCTGGTTCTCGCATGGAGCGGCGACCGGTGtagcttgaagaaaaattccatTGTCAGTAACAGAACAATCGACTATATAATCCCAGTGTATTTGCTGGTGTATTACTTGTTATTTCTCG GTTTAACAATTATTGGCGATCCCTCCGAAGAAGTATCTATTGGTTTCCATGAGCGTATAGGTCCGTGTGATGAAATAGTAGGAATCACTTCTGCTCTCGGCCAAACCCTCTACAAGAATAAATATCTGTGTACAGAGAATAATCGAGAAGATTACATCGGCTGGGATTGTTTACCAGGAGGAAAGCCGCCGCGTCACGGTTCACATTGGTACACGGCATGTGGAACTCCCTTGAAAAATCGAACTGAATACATCACTGTTCTTGCGACAATTTTTATAGCTGCATTCGCTGTTTTTACTAACTGTTTTCTCTGTGGTAACAATAACGGCAAAGCAGTTGATGCTAAGAAAACAGGTCAGGTGATAAGTTCGAAAAAAGTTaagaaaaactaa